In the Mastomys coucha isolate ucsf_1 unplaced genomic scaffold, UCSF_Mcou_1 pScaffold18, whole genome shotgun sequence genome, one interval contains:
- the Leprot gene encoding leptin receptor gene-related protein, which produces MAGVKALVALSFSGAIGLTFLMLGCALEGYGVYWPLFVLIFYVISPIPYFIAKRVTYDSDASSSACRELAYFFTTGIVVSAFGLPVILARVDVIKWGACGLVLAGNAVIFLTIQGFFLVFGRGDDFSWEQW; this is translated from the exons ATGGCGGGCGTTAAAG CTCTCGTGGCGCTCTCCTTCAGTGGGGCAATCGGGCTGACTTTTCTTATGCTGGGATGTGCTTTGGAGGGCTATGG CGTTTACTGGCCCCTGTTCGTCTTGATTTTCTACGTCATCTCCCCCATCCCCTACTTCATTGCCAAAAGGGTCACATATGACTCGGACGCGAGCAGCAGTGCCTGCCGGGAACTGGCGTATTTCTTCACCACGGGGATTGTTGTCTCTGCCTTTGGACTTCCTGTTATTCTTGCTCGCGTGGATGTG ATCAAGTGGGGAGCCTGTGGTCTTGTGCTGGCCGGCAACGCTGTCATTTTCCTCACAATTCAAGGCTTCTTCCTCGTCTTTGGAAGAGGCGATGATTTCAGCTGGGAACAGTGGTAG